From a single Andrena cerasifolii isolate SP2316 chromosome 8, iyAndCera1_principal, whole genome shotgun sequence genomic region:
- the Raskol gene encoding ras GTPase-activating protein raskol isoform X11: MRIRYVPQDIGNCYKRESKGKPLLKESRHDSRKRRGESKGKSLPRGCRYDSRRSRDTSYEKACRRGSAPATPVLGARPLDVTPNRIVNFFSKRSFRSNPLKRTKSVTKLERQKQRGAGLRGCRSHESLLCGQAVTSMDLAAVTPLHPSLLGRPHCFQVTPSTGGPKYFSCRTAHERDQWLHSLRKSVQPDAEQTRRTDNSLQIWLLEAKGVPAKKRYFCEVCLDSTLYARTTAKLKADLCFWGEHFDFHHLPSVNTIQVNLYREADRKKKRDKNVLIGSVSIPVHNVTSRYLTEKWYPVVGDKGPLKEPPALRVKCRFQSVDILPVQVYQEFLEYLKTDYKSLCEKLEPVIGVKAKEDIATALVAVMQREKKAPQFLADLVMMDIHRIDDERLTFRGNSLATKAMEAYLKLTGDRYLQETLGAVVRGAVEGGDCEVDPLKVASVVALHKQQQNLRNAVELAWSRILASHAHFPLELRECFRIFRERLADMGREDIADNLISASIFLRFLCPAILSPSLFNITHEYPNEKAARNLTLVAKTLQTLANFTRFQGKENFMEFMNDLLEREAPSMKNFLQLISSPLPKDAPANNSLEFDGYIDLGKQLSLLHALLRESLVTISSSSSSLPPSRLPEILERISLALDQPGPSPVPAAHRYPNLQNNIFRYNDPTIANSNTNLSVSATSTLSNHSTLNGTIRDSNEVLQSNTLGHNSSRSPNVARAATLPRNAYMPTNGKLQLQITTDDYPLEPPAFVSRSPTPIVRQHRAIGSNRTGAGFRLTASASLANVNHCQTHPTSPTRSESHSNLKDSNYNITSQNNQSNICTIVSQQQQQQQQQQQQQNHRHNMARLQTLDIHDREDNYNHNNYNVSRSTSRNHCNKEENANQTQHQNYNNVSKTTVNANVVVNPSSNLTLSINHQPNNNYNNSKTSNNTTANGNLVELSDLLRYADDEVSESKSQKGSQISISQLSNVASSGYQSFAAYSQSSSPVDLSSNNANAHILNAAPLAFANPVYHMEPNHGRSGRRGSSSSEEREGSGGGVEGVRGVDLSPSPPPQNNVRNLQRNSQNQWRQTNQTHRNNSEQNQVCCTKLRRRLSLDSTRDLSDTSEEESCTTRRSKSRSHRSIDQYEVEIERLQSSVDRLRARLGATEDTDIDGVAPDTKMKSIISRLISVEEELRREQQKMSATLSYKQRVIDAQEQQIAALDAANSRLMTSNTRLLSALSTLKQRYNAKTQLSSEAAALLQNIADIGELKSSSC, translated from the exons AACTTCTTCTCGAAGAGGTCGTTCCGCTCGAACCCGCTGAAGAGGACGAAGAGCGTGACGAAGCTCGAGCGACAGAAGCAACGCGGCGCTGGGCTTCGGGGTTGCCGTTCACACGAGTCCCTCCTCTGCGGACAGGCGGTGACCTCGATGGACCTCGCGGCCGTGACACCGCTGCATCCGAGCCTGCTTGGCAGACCTCACTGCTTCCAGGTCACACCCAGCACCGGTGGGCCCAAGTATTTCAGTTGCAGGACCGCTCACGAACGGGACCAGTGGTTACACAG TTTAAGGAAATCCGTTCAACCCGACGCGGAGCAGACACGACGAACGGACAACTCCCTGCAGATTTGGCTCCTCGAGGCGAAAGGTGTGCCAGCCAAGAAGCGATACTTTTGCGAGGTCTGTCTAGACAGCACCCTGTACGCGAGAACCACCGCGAAGTTGAAGGCCGACCTTTGCTTCTGGGGCGAGCACTTCGACTTCCATCATTTGCCTTCTGTCAACACCATACAAGTGAACCTGTACAGGGAGGCTGACagaaagaagaagagggacAAGAATGTTTTGATCG GTTCCGTGAGCATACCGGTGCACAACGTTACGTCGCGTTATCTGACGGAGAAATGGTACCCCGTAGTAGGGGACAAGGGCCCGTTGAAGGAGCCCCCAGCGTTGAGGGTAAAATGCCGTTTCCAGTCCGTGGACATACTACCCGTTCAGGTGTACCAGGAGTTTCTGGAGTACCTGAAGACGGACTACAAGTCATTGTGCGAGAAATTGGAGCCTGTGATTGGCGTGAAAGCGAAAGAAGACATCGCCACGGCTTTGGTGGCAGTCATGCAACGGGAAAAGAAAGCGCCACAGTTTCTCGCCGACTTGGTTATGATGGATATACACAGAATAG ACGACGAGAGGCTCACCTTTCGAGGAAATTCCTTAGCCACGAAGGCGATGGAGGCCTACCTGAAGCTGACTGGCGATAGGTACCTGCAGGAGACCTTGGGGGCCGTGGTCAGGGGCGCGGTAGAGGGTGGCGACTGCGAGGTGGACCCGCTGAAGGTCGCCTCAGTGGTGGCCCTTCACAAGCAACAGCAGAATCTGCGGAACGCCGTGGAGCTCGCCTGGAGCAGGATACTGGCCAGCCACGCTCACTTTCCTCTCGAATTGCGGGAGTGCTTCCGTATATTCCGCGAGCGTCTGGCCGACATGGGCCGCGAGGACATCGCGGACAATCTCATCTCGGCGTCGATATTCCTCAGATTCCTCTGCCCCGCCATACTCAGCCCGTCTCTCTTCAACATCACGCACG AATACCCAAACGAAAAGGCAGCGAGGAATCTCACCCTCGTCGCCAAGACGCTCCAAACTCTCGCGAACTTCACGAGATTCCAAGGGAAAGAGAACTTCATGGAGTTCATGAACGATCTCCTGGAGCGCGAGGCTCCGTCCATGAAGAACTTCCTCCAGCTGATCAGC AGCCCATTGCCAAAGGACGCGCCAGCCAACAATTCCTTAGAATTCGACGGCTACATCGACCTGGGGAAGCAGCTGTCCCTCTTGCATGCCCTTTTACGCGAGAGTTTAGTCACaatctcctcgtcttcctcgtcacTGCCCCCGTCGAGGCTGCCAGAGATTTTAGAACGGATCTCCCTAGCCCTGGACCAGCCTGGTCCAAGTCCAGTGCCAGCCGCCCATCGCTACCCGAACTTGCAGAACAATATATTCCGTTACAACGACCCAACGATCGCGAACAGCAACACGAACCTCTCTGTATCGGCGACGTCTACGCTCAGCAACCACAGCACCCTCAACGGAACCATCAGAGACAGCAACGAGGTACTGCAATCGAACACCCTAGGCCACAACAGCTCGCGCAGCCCGAACGTCGCCAGGGCCGCCACCCTTCCCCGAAACGCTTACATGCCGACCAACGGCAAGCTACAGCTGCAAATCACCACCGACGACTATCCTCTAGAACCGCCAGCCTTTGTGTCCCGTTCACCAACCCCGATAGTCCGGCAACACAGGGCGATAGGTTCGAACAGAACGGGCGCGGGCTTCAGACTCACAGCCAGCGCGAGTTTGGCGAACGTGAATCACTGCCAAACGCACCCCACCAGCCCCACGCGATCAGAAAGCCACAGCAATTTAAAGGACTCCAACTACAACATCACGTCGCAGAACAACCAGTCCAACATATGCACCATCGTCtcccagcaacagcaacagcaacagcagcagcagcagcagcagaacCACCGGCACAACATGGCGCGGCTGCAGACCCTCGACATCCATGACAGGGAGGATAATTACAATCATAATAACTACAACGTCTCGAGATCGACGAGCAGGAACCACTGCAACAAGGAGGAGAACGCGAACCAGACGCAGCACCAGAACTACAACAATGTCTCGAAAACTACTGTGAACGCGAACGTCGTGGTGAACCCTTCGTCGAATCTGACGCTCTCGATCAACCACCAGCCGAATAATAACTACAACAACAGCAAGACCAGTAACAACACGACTGCCAATGGTAACCTGGTGGAGCTGTCGGACCTGCTGAGGTacgccgacgacgaggtgtCCGAGTCCAAGTCGCAGAAGGGCTCCCAGATATCCATCTCCCAGCTGAGCAACGTCGCCTCGTCTGGGTATCAGAGCTTTGCGGCGTATAGTCAAAGCTCCAGCCCCGTGGACCTCAGCAGCAACAACGCTAACGCGCACATTCTTAACGCCGCGCCCCTCGCTTTCGCCAACCCTGTGTATCACATGGAACCGAATCACGGCAGAAGCGGGAGGAGAGGCAGCAGTAGCTCCGAGGAGAGGGAAGGGAGCGGCGGCGGAGTGGAGGGCGTGAGAGGCGTCGATCTCAGCCCATCGCCTCCACCCCAGAACAACGTGAGGAACCTGCAGAGGAACAGCCAGAACCAGTGGAGGCAGACTAACCAGACGCACAGGAATAACTCGGAACAGAATCAAGTTTGCTGCACGAAGCTGAGGAGGAGATTGTCCCTGGACTCGACGCGGGATCTCTCTGATACTAGTGAAGAGGAGAGCTGCACGACTAGGAGGAGCAAGTCCCGTAGTCACCGAAGCATCGATCAG TACGAAGTTGAAATCGAGAGGCTGCAGAGTAGCGTAGATCGACTGAGGGCCCGGTTAGGCGCAACCGAGGATACCGATATAGACGGCGTTGCACCGGATACCAAGATGAAGAGCATCATCTCCAG GTTAATCTCCGTGGAGGAGGAGCTGCGCCGCGAGCAACAGAAGATGTCGGCCACGCTGTCGTACAAGCAGCGCGTGATCGACGCGCAGGAGCAGCAAATAGCCGCCCTGGACGCCGCGAACTCGCGTCTGATGACGTCAAACACAAGACTGTTGTCCGCATTGAGCACCCTGAAGCAACGGTACAACGCGAAGACCCAGCTGAGCAGTGAGGCAGCCGCGTTGCTGCAGAACATCGCCGACATCGGCGAGCTGAAGAGCTCGTCCTGTTGA
- the Raskol gene encoding ras GTPase-activating protein raskol isoform X14: MTRRKMCVKPMEENEEDKVVSMIINYFTVRNFFSKRSFRSNPLKRTKSVTKLERQKQRGAGLRGCRSHESLLCGQAVTSMDLAAVTPLHPSLLGRPHCFQVTPSTGGPKYFSCRTAHERDQWLHSLRKSVQPDAEQTRRTDNSLQIWLLEAKGVPAKKRYFCEVCLDSTLYARTTAKLKADLCFWGEHFDFHHLPSVNTIQVNLYREADRKKKRDKNVLIGSVSIPVHNVTSRYLTEKWYPVVGDKGPLKEPPALRVKCRFQSVDILPVQVYQEFLEYLKTDYKSLCEKLEPVIGVKAKEDIATALVAVMQREKKAPQFLADLVMMDIHRIDDERLTFRGNSLATKAMEAYLKLTGDRYLQETLGAVVRGAVEGGDCEVDPLKVASVVALHKQQQNLRNAVELAWSRILASHAHFPLELRECFRIFRERLADMGREDIADNLISASIFLRFLCPAILSPSLFNITHEYPNEKAARNLTLVAKTLQTLANFTRFQGKENFMEFMNDLLEREAPSMKNFLQLISSPLPKDAPANNSLEFDGYIDLGKQLSLLHALLRESLVTISSSSSSLPPSRLPEILERISLALDQPGPSPVPAAHRYPNLQNNIFRYNDPTIANSNTNLSVSATSTLSNHSTLNGTIRDSNEVLQSNTLGHNSSRSPNVARAATLPRNAYMPTNGKLQLQITTDDYPLEPPAFVSRSPTPIVRQHRAIGSNRTGAGFRLTASASLANVNHCQTHPTSPTRSESHSNLKDSNYNITSQNNQSNICTIVSQQQQQQQQQQQQQNHRHNMARLQTLDIHDREDNYNHNNYNVSRSTSRNHCNKEENANQTQHQNYNNVSKTTVNANVVVNPSSNLTLSINHQPNNNYNNSKTSNNTTANGNLVELSDLLRYADDEVSESKSQKGSQISISQLSNVASSGYQSFAAYSQSSSPVDLSSNNANAHILNAAPLAFANPVYHMEPNHGRSGRRGSSSSEEREGSGGGVEGVRGVDLSPSPPPQNNVRNLQRNSQNQWRQTNQTHRNNSEQNQVCCTKLRRRLSLDSTRDLSDTSEEESCTTRRSKSRSHRSIDQYEVEIERLQSSVDRLRARLGATEDTDIDGVAPDTKMKSIISRLISVEEELRREQQKMSATLSYKQRVIDAQEQQIAALDAANSRLMTSNTRLLSALSTLKQRYNAKTQLSSEAAALLQNIADIGELKSSSC, translated from the exons AACTTCTTCTCGAAGAGGTCGTTCCGCTCGAACCCGCTGAAGAGGACGAAGAGCGTGACGAAGCTCGAGCGACAGAAGCAACGCGGCGCTGGGCTTCGGGGTTGCCGTTCACACGAGTCCCTCCTCTGCGGACAGGCGGTGACCTCGATGGACCTCGCGGCCGTGACACCGCTGCATCCGAGCCTGCTTGGCAGACCTCACTGCTTCCAGGTCACACCCAGCACCGGTGGGCCCAAGTATTTCAGTTGCAGGACCGCTCACGAACGGGACCAGTGGTTACACAG TTTAAGGAAATCCGTTCAACCCGACGCGGAGCAGACACGACGAACGGACAACTCCCTGCAGATTTGGCTCCTCGAGGCGAAAGGTGTGCCAGCCAAGAAGCGATACTTTTGCGAGGTCTGTCTAGACAGCACCCTGTACGCGAGAACCACCGCGAAGTTGAAGGCCGACCTTTGCTTCTGGGGCGAGCACTTCGACTTCCATCATTTGCCTTCTGTCAACACCATACAAGTGAACCTGTACAGGGAGGCTGACagaaagaagaagagggacAAGAATGTTTTGATCG GTTCCGTGAGCATACCGGTGCACAACGTTACGTCGCGTTATCTGACGGAGAAATGGTACCCCGTAGTAGGGGACAAGGGCCCGTTGAAGGAGCCCCCAGCGTTGAGGGTAAAATGCCGTTTCCAGTCCGTGGACATACTACCCGTTCAGGTGTACCAGGAGTTTCTGGAGTACCTGAAGACGGACTACAAGTCATTGTGCGAGAAATTGGAGCCTGTGATTGGCGTGAAAGCGAAAGAAGACATCGCCACGGCTTTGGTGGCAGTCATGCAACGGGAAAAGAAAGCGCCACAGTTTCTCGCCGACTTGGTTATGATGGATATACACAGAATAG ACGACGAGAGGCTCACCTTTCGAGGAAATTCCTTAGCCACGAAGGCGATGGAGGCCTACCTGAAGCTGACTGGCGATAGGTACCTGCAGGAGACCTTGGGGGCCGTGGTCAGGGGCGCGGTAGAGGGTGGCGACTGCGAGGTGGACCCGCTGAAGGTCGCCTCAGTGGTGGCCCTTCACAAGCAACAGCAGAATCTGCGGAACGCCGTGGAGCTCGCCTGGAGCAGGATACTGGCCAGCCACGCTCACTTTCCTCTCGAATTGCGGGAGTGCTTCCGTATATTCCGCGAGCGTCTGGCCGACATGGGCCGCGAGGACATCGCGGACAATCTCATCTCGGCGTCGATATTCCTCAGATTCCTCTGCCCCGCCATACTCAGCCCGTCTCTCTTCAACATCACGCACG AATACCCAAACGAAAAGGCAGCGAGGAATCTCACCCTCGTCGCCAAGACGCTCCAAACTCTCGCGAACTTCACGAGATTCCAAGGGAAAGAGAACTTCATGGAGTTCATGAACGATCTCCTGGAGCGCGAGGCTCCGTCCATGAAGAACTTCCTCCAGCTGATCAGC AGCCCATTGCCAAAGGACGCGCCAGCCAACAATTCCTTAGAATTCGACGGCTACATCGACCTGGGGAAGCAGCTGTCCCTCTTGCATGCCCTTTTACGCGAGAGTTTAGTCACaatctcctcgtcttcctcgtcacTGCCCCCGTCGAGGCTGCCAGAGATTTTAGAACGGATCTCCCTAGCCCTGGACCAGCCTGGTCCAAGTCCAGTGCCAGCCGCCCATCGCTACCCGAACTTGCAGAACAATATATTCCGTTACAACGACCCAACGATCGCGAACAGCAACACGAACCTCTCTGTATCGGCGACGTCTACGCTCAGCAACCACAGCACCCTCAACGGAACCATCAGAGACAGCAACGAGGTACTGCAATCGAACACCCTAGGCCACAACAGCTCGCGCAGCCCGAACGTCGCCAGGGCCGCCACCCTTCCCCGAAACGCTTACATGCCGACCAACGGCAAGCTACAGCTGCAAATCACCACCGACGACTATCCTCTAGAACCGCCAGCCTTTGTGTCCCGTTCACCAACCCCGATAGTCCGGCAACACAGGGCGATAGGTTCGAACAGAACGGGCGCGGGCTTCAGACTCACAGCCAGCGCGAGTTTGGCGAACGTGAATCACTGCCAAACGCACCCCACCAGCCCCACGCGATCAGAAAGCCACAGCAATTTAAAGGACTCCAACTACAACATCACGTCGCAGAACAACCAGTCCAACATATGCACCATCGTCtcccagcaacagcaacagcaacagcagcagcagcagcagcagaacCACCGGCACAACATGGCGCGGCTGCAGACCCTCGACATCCATGACAGGGAGGATAATTACAATCATAATAACTACAACGTCTCGAGATCGACGAGCAGGAACCACTGCAACAAGGAGGAGAACGCGAACCAGACGCAGCACCAGAACTACAACAATGTCTCGAAAACTACTGTGAACGCGAACGTCGTGGTGAACCCTTCGTCGAATCTGACGCTCTCGATCAACCACCAGCCGAATAATAACTACAACAACAGCAAGACCAGTAACAACACGACTGCCAATGGTAACCTGGTGGAGCTGTCGGACCTGCTGAGGTacgccgacgacgaggtgtCCGAGTCCAAGTCGCAGAAGGGCTCCCAGATATCCATCTCCCAGCTGAGCAACGTCGCCTCGTCTGGGTATCAGAGCTTTGCGGCGTATAGTCAAAGCTCCAGCCCCGTGGACCTCAGCAGCAACAACGCTAACGCGCACATTCTTAACGCCGCGCCCCTCGCTTTCGCCAACCCTGTGTATCACATGGAACCGAATCACGGCAGAAGCGGGAGGAGAGGCAGCAGTAGCTCCGAGGAGAGGGAAGGGAGCGGCGGCGGAGTGGAGGGCGTGAGAGGCGTCGATCTCAGCCCATCGCCTCCACCCCAGAACAACGTGAGGAACCTGCAGAGGAACAGCCAGAACCAGTGGAGGCAGACTAACCAGACGCACAGGAATAACTCGGAACAGAATCAAGTTTGCTGCACGAAGCTGAGGAGGAGATTGTCCCTGGACTCGACGCGGGATCTCTCTGATACTAGTGAAGAGGAGAGCTGCACGACTAGGAGGAGCAAGTCCCGTAGTCACCGAAGCATCGATCAG TACGAAGTTGAAATCGAGAGGCTGCAGAGTAGCGTAGATCGACTGAGGGCCCGGTTAGGCGCAACCGAGGATACCGATATAGACGGCGTTGCACCGGATACCAAGATGAAGAGCATCATCTCCAG GTTAATCTCCGTGGAGGAGGAGCTGCGCCGCGAGCAACAGAAGATGTCGGCCACGCTGTCGTACAAGCAGCGCGTGATCGACGCGCAGGAGCAGCAAATAGCCGCCCTGGACGCCGCGAACTCGCGTCTGATGACGTCAAACACAAGACTGTTGTCCGCATTGAGCACCCTGAAGCAACGGTACAACGCGAAGACCCAGCTGAGCAGTGAGGCAGCCGCGTTGCTGCAGAACATCGCCGACATCGGCGAGCTGAAGAGCTCGTCCTGTTGA